A genomic region of Miscanthus floridulus cultivar M001 chromosome 3, ASM1932011v1, whole genome shotgun sequence contains the following coding sequences:
- the LOC136544706 gene encoding protein EXPORTIN 1A-like — RLKFCSLLRAIGTNFFQALIHLSSPQLKLVIDSINWAFRHTERNIAKTGLSLLLDIFKKIQASGFQKQFYKTYFFTIEQEIFAVLIDTFHKPGFKLHVLVLQHLFCVVDGLTEPLWDASSVAYQYTDSAMFVRDYTIKLLGTSFPNMTVTQVTKFVDGLLSSKHDLPSFKNHIRDFLVQSKEFSAQDNKDLYAEEAAAQREWERQRMLAILALIAPSELQDEMVDS; from the exons CGCCTCAAATTTTGTTCTTTGCTTCGTGCAATTGGTACCAATTTCTTCCAAGCATTAATCCACCTTTCAAGTCCG CAATTGAAGCTTGTGATCGATTCGATTAATTGGGCATTCAGACATACAGAGAGAAATATTGCAAAGACTGGCCTTAGTCTATTGTTGGACATTTTCAAAAAAATCCAG GCTTCAGGATTCCAAAAACAATTCTACAAAACCTACTTTTTCACAATTGAGCAAGAGATTTTTGCAGTTCTCATAGACACATTCCACAAACCTGGTTTCAAGCTTCATGTTTTGGTGCTACAACACTTATTTTGTGTG GTTGATGGTCTAACGGAGCCTCTATGGGATGCTTCTTCAGTAGCATATCAATATACAGATAGTGCCATGTTTGTTCGAGATTACACCATAAAACTATTAGGAACATCATTCCCTAACATGACGGTAACCCAG GTGACCAAGTTTGTAGATGGCCTTCTTAGTTCAAAACATGATCTTCCAAGTTTCAAAAACCATATTAGAGACTTCCTAGTGCAGTCGAAGGAGTTCTCAGCTCAG GATAACAAGGATCTATACGCGGAAGAGGCTGCCGCCCAAAGAGAATGGGAGCGCCAACGGATGCTTGCCATTCTGGCCCTCATTGCCCCTAGCGAATTGCAAGACGAGATGGTAGATTCCTAA
- the LOC136547532 gene encoding uncharacterized protein: protein MPWPEGSRGEHDAPLSTGKRSRGERDAPRTSEPTGQHLYLIFDDWPWGYSIRKLKLPPRSPHQRRLRRPEHKRLPPPCICLEATRRLPLFFAAVGTNIVAAHPRNDFWNAPVPECILPIVDVRSLGVRFGPGLLYPAQPILITVGDEEVFALDMGSFRVLSMKPLCSPHEWSWCDLPPPPLKSMDVTSFAVGSDGWTIFASTDCATFAFDIVNSEWRQSSNCSLPFVGPANYVHALDIFVGLSKAPDTCGHLCFCRKLGGDENVRPSKENLLSKDPAERHVGATLLYLGGSEPGFCLVECVSITEGKSVNMRLEEWDQLVKCVDEGGGNCGELDQLKKNVDEGDGASGSMQECGELDELKKFVDEGDGASGSMHDRYLYRLTTFSLSFDNNGDLTTGETCVVQCYKVPEEVSDSIYLANPVAFWL, encoded by the coding sequence ATGCCATGGCCGGAGGGAAGTCGCGGTGAGCATGATGCCCCTCTTTCGACGGGGAAGCGAAGTCGCGGTGAGCGTGATGCCCCTCGTACGTCAGAGCCGACGGGGCAGCACCTTTACCTCATCTTTGATGACTGGCCGTGGGGCTACAGCATCCGCAAGCTAAAGTTGCCGCCCCGCTCTCCCCATCAGCGGCGCTTGCGTCGGCCTGAGCATAAGCGCTTGCCGCCTCCTTGCATCTGCTTggaggccacgcgtcgtcttccctTGTTCTTCGCCGCCGTTGGCACTAACATCGTCGCGGCGCATCCCAGGAATGACTTTTGGAATGCCCCGGTGCCCGAATGCATCCTGCCCATCGTCGACGTCCGCTCGCTGGGCGTCAGGTTTGGCCCTGGGCTGTTGTATCCAGCACAGCCCATCTTGATCACCGTCGGCGACGAGGAGGTATTCGCTCTGGACATGGGCAGCTTCAGGGTGCTCTCCATGAAGCCACTCTGCTCCCCGCATGAGTGGTCGTGGTGTgacctcccgccgccgccgttaAAGAGCATGGACGTCACCTCCTTTGCTGTAGGCTCCGATGGATGGACCATCTTCGCCAGCACCGATTGTGCCACCTTCGCCTTCGACATCGTCAATAGTGAATGGAGACAATCCTCCAATTGTTCGCTGCCATTCGTCGGCCCCGCAAATTATGTCCATGCTCTAGACATCTTTGTCGGGCTCTCAAAAGCCCCAGACACCTGTGGCCACCTCTGCTTCTGCAGGAAGTTAGGCGGTGATGAAAACGTGAGGCCCAGCAAGGAGAATCTGTTGAGCAAGGACCCAGCTGAGAGACATGTAGGCGCTACACTCCTCTACTTGGGAGGAAGTGAGCCTGGGTTTTGTCTTGTGGAGTGCGTCTCCATTACAGAAGGCAAATCTGTCAACATGCGGCTGGAGGAGTGGGATCAGCTGGTGAAGTGTGTGGATGAGGGGGGTGGCAATTGTGGAGAGCTAGATCAGCTCAAGAAGAATGTGGATGAGGGGGATGGCGCGTCCGGAAGCATGCAGGAGTGTGGAGAGCTAGATGAGCTGAAGAAGTTTGTGGATGAGGGGGATGGCGCGTCTGGAAGCATGCATGATAGGTATCTTTACCGTTTGACGACATTCTCTCTCAGCTTTGACAACAATGGAGACCTGACGACTGGTGAGACTTGTGTGGTGCAATGCTACAAGGTGCCTGAGGAAGTCTCTGATTCGATCTACCTTGCGAATCCTGTGGCATTTTGGCTGTGA